The Desulfosporosinus acidiphilus SJ4 genome has a window encoding:
- a CDS encoding phage major capsid protein, producing the protein MDFKALLKQKLDAQQTLIDAAMVSGTGFSAEQQTQFDTLQAEIVNLENTIKAAAELEARQKEMTNPVNQPLYPEPKAKKEKFASFGEQLRAVIEAARPGGSMDNRLSIKAAAGLNENVGSDGGFLVDDDFSKEILKRAYDTGILASRCNKVPLSTNATGLKINAIDESSRANGSRWGGIQAYWEGESDQLLGSKPKFRQMELNLHKLTGLCYATDELLTDATALESVISQGFAEEFGFKMDDGIINGTGAGMPLGIMNSKALVTVPKENSQASGTINIQNIVKMWSRCWGQSRQNAVWFINQDIEPQLYTMALSVGTGGIPVYMPAGGISGSPYSTLYGRPVIPLEQCQTLGTVGDIVLADLSQYLIIDKGGLSAASSIHVRFLYDENCFRFIYRVDGQPVWNTVLTPARGSNTLSPFVALQTR; encoded by the coding sequence ATGGATTTTAAAGCTCTACTCAAACAAAAACTTGATGCCCAGCAAACCCTCATTGATGCAGCGATGGTCAGTGGAACAGGATTTAGTGCTGAACAGCAAACCCAGTTTGATACTTTGCAAGCAGAGATTGTAAATCTGGAAAATACCATTAAAGCCGCTGCAGAATTGGAAGCTCGCCAGAAAGAAATGACGAACCCAGTCAATCAGCCGCTCTATCCTGAACCCAAAGCCAAAAAGGAGAAATTCGCATCCTTTGGTGAGCAACTGCGTGCTGTGATTGAAGCTGCAAGACCGGGCGGTTCTATGGACAATCGGTTATCCATCAAAGCCGCTGCTGGGCTCAATGAAAACGTGGGCAGCGATGGCGGGTTCTTAGTGGATGATGACTTTTCGAAAGAGATCCTAAAGAGGGCTTATGACACAGGCATTTTGGCCAGTCGCTGTAATAAAGTGCCGCTGAGTACCAATGCCACGGGACTAAAAATAAATGCCATTGATGAAAGCAGCCGAGCCAACGGTTCCCGTTGGGGTGGAATTCAAGCTTACTGGGAAGGTGAATCCGACCAACTTTTAGGCAGCAAACCAAAGTTCCGACAAATGGAACTGAACCTTCATAAACTGACGGGACTATGTTATGCAACGGATGAACTACTGACGGATGCCACTGCCTTGGAATCGGTGATTTCTCAGGGGTTTGCGGAAGAATTTGGTTTTAAAATGGACGATGGCATTATTAATGGGACTGGAGCTGGGATGCCTTTGGGGATCATGAATAGTAAAGCTTTAGTAACAGTACCCAAAGAAAACAGTCAAGCTTCAGGTACCATTAACATTCAAAATATCGTTAAAATGTGGTCACGATGTTGGGGTCAATCTCGCCAAAACGCCGTATGGTTCATTAATCAGGATATTGAACCTCAGCTCTACACGATGGCTTTATCCGTTGGGACAGGCGGTATTCCTGTCTATATGCCAGCGGGAGGGATTTCCGGTTCACCTTACAGCACACTGTATGGTCGTCCAGTCATTCCCTTGGAGCAGTGCCAAACGCTGGGTACTGTCGGTGACATTGTACTGGCGGATTTGTCGCAGTACCTGATCATCGACAAGGGTGGTCTTAGCGCAGCCTCTTCCATCCATGTTCGTTTTTTGTATGATGAGAACTGTTTCCGGTTTATTTACCGCGTGGATGGACAGCCTGTGTGGAACACAGTTTTAACTCCGGCACGTGGATCGAACACACTATCACCGTTCGTCGCATTGCAAACACGCTAA
- a CDS encoding phage portal protein encodes MDAKTAMNYSAVFSCVRVLAEALAGTPIMLYRKKETGEREVRNDLSVYDILHNQPNVEMSPFNFKEMCMVSLNLGGNSVSQKLVNKYGDLVGLYPYEWPKVDITRDPITNKLVYKIRDINGGKQLNLARDQVFHIPGLSMDGVVGVSPIEYLSSAIRLGLSYERFGVNFYKNGANSSGVIEYPGALADTAYERLKKDFAKSYQGLANTGKPIILEGGAKFSQLAIKPADAQLIENKKFQLEDIARIYRVPLHLIQNLDGATFSNIEQQSLEFVMYTMLPWFKRWEENVNMQLLTPLERKAGFYLEFNISSLLRGDMQSRAMAYAQGRQWGWLSVNDIRKLENMPPIPNGDIYMMPLNFTEAGKAPSTTESAVPEALAEETYKMMTRR; translated from the coding sequence ATGGATGCCAAAACAGCCATGAACTATTCGGCAGTTTTTTCGTGTGTTCGGGTCCTTGCTGAAGCCTTGGCCGGAACTCCAATTATGCTTTACCGCAAAAAAGAAACCGGCGAACGTGAAGTCCGTAATGACTTAAGTGTTTACGACATTTTGCATAACCAACCCAATGTAGAAATGTCGCCGTTTAATTTCAAAGAAATGTGTATGGTCTCTCTGAACCTGGGAGGTAATTCTGTCAGCCAAAAGTTGGTCAACAAATATGGCGATTTAGTTGGGCTTTATCCCTATGAATGGCCCAAGGTCGATATCACCAGAGATCCAATCACTAATAAGTTAGTCTATAAAATCCGGGATATTAACGGCGGCAAACAACTGAATTTAGCACGGGATCAGGTTTTCCACATTCCGGGTTTGAGTATGGACGGAGTAGTGGGAGTGTCGCCCATTGAGTATCTTTCCTCAGCCATTCGCTTGGGCCTTTCTTATGAACGGTTCGGGGTTAATTTCTATAAAAACGGAGCGAACTCATCCGGAGTGATTGAGTACCCCGGAGCCTTGGCTGACACGGCTTATGAGCGTTTAAAGAAGGACTTTGCTAAAAGTTATCAGGGACTGGCTAATACCGGAAAGCCCATCATCTTAGAAGGCGGGGCGAAGTTCAGTCAGCTCGCTATTAAACCTGCCGATGCCCAACTCATTGAAAATAAGAAATTCCAGCTGGAAGACATCGCCCGTATTTACCGCGTACCCCTTCACTTGATCCAAAACTTAGATGGAGCGACATTTTCAAATATCGAACAACAAAGTCTAGAATTTGTCATGTATACGATGTTGCCTTGGTTTAAGCGCTGGGAGGAAAATGTTAATATGCAGCTTTTGACACCTCTGGAACGCAAAGCAGGGTTTTATTTGGAGTTTAATATTTCATCGCTTCTCCGGGGTGACATGCAAAGCCGGGCGATGGCTTATGCCCAAGGTAGACAGTGGGGCTGGTTATCCGTGAACGATATCCGAAAGCTTGAAAATATGCCGCCGATTCCTAACGGAGATATTTATATGATGCCGCTGAACTTTACCGAAGCTGGAAAAGCACCCTCTACAACGGAGTCGGCGGTGCCGGAAGCCTTGGCAGAAGAGACTTACAAGATGATGACAAGGAGGTGA
- a CDS encoding head maturation protease, ClpP-related, whose protein sequence is MTIKPFWKFQAKNEAPLIGELLLYGDISSTTWWGDEVTPVAFAQDLKNLGDISQLNIYINSGGGDVFAGQAIYSMLKRHPAQKNVYIDGLAASIASVIAMAGDVVFMPKNAMLMIHKAWTMAIGNANDLRKLADDMDKIDESILTTYQAKTGLDPETITEMVNAETWLTADEAVKLGFADVIEDSKQVSASIADGQLMVNGQTMDLSRFRKTPQFVNKGDQPQVPQDPRIPTLEEPNEELKEEPNNQAVESKVAAPLPIRLPELRNSGRTISSTNEALIRQAMDCLAEVLGQLDNSDEQPDGDDMGMDGDGMGTDAPETNGEENLGEDDEDVGLFGVSLCQAQLNLTRRRLDYGF, encoded by the coding sequence ATGACCATAAAACCCTTTTGGAAATTTCAAGCAAAAAATGAAGCTCCCTTGATCGGTGAACTTTTGCTTTATGGGGATATCTCCAGTACCACTTGGTGGGGTGATGAAGTGACCCCTGTGGCATTTGCACAGGACCTTAAAAATCTCGGAGATATTTCACAGCTTAACATTTATATCAACAGTGGCGGCGGAGATGTGTTCGCGGGTCAAGCGATCTATTCCATGCTCAAACGTCACCCAGCACAGAAAAATGTCTATATTGATGGTCTGGCCGCCAGCATCGCCTCTGTTATCGCGATGGCTGGCGATGTTGTTTTTATGCCGAAAAACGCCATGCTCATGATCCATAAAGCCTGGACCATGGCCATTGGCAACGCCAACGATCTTCGTAAATTGGCTGATGATATGGACAAAATTGACGAAAGTATACTTACAACCTACCAAGCGAAAACGGGCTTAGATCCCGAAACTATTACAGAAATGGTTAATGCTGAAACATGGCTGACAGCCGATGAAGCCGTAAAACTTGGTTTTGCTGATGTGATTGAAGATAGCAAGCAAGTTTCAGCATCCATTGCCGATGGTCAGCTTATGGTTAATGGTCAAACCATGGACTTAAGCCGGTTCCGTAAGACTCCGCAGTTCGTTAACAAAGGAGATCAACCCCAGGTTCCCCAAGATCCAAGGATACCTACGTTAGAAGAACCAAACGAAGAGCTGAAGGAAGAACCAAATAACCAGGCAGTGGAAAGCAAAGTAGCCGCACCACTGCCTATTCGTTTGCCCGAGTTACGAAACTCCGGTCGAACAATATCCTCCACCAACGAAGCTCTGATCCGCCAAGCCATGGATTGTCTGGCTGAAGTCTTAGGTCAACTGGACAACTCAGACGAACAACCTGACGGCGATGACATGGGCATGGATGGCGACGGAATGGGAACGGACGCCCCTGAAACAAATGGGGAAGAGAATCTTGGAGAGGACGATGAGGACGTTGGACTCTTTGGTGTTTCCCTCTGCCAAGCACAATTAAATTTAACAAGAAGGAGACTCGATTATGGATTTTAA
- a CDS encoding phage head closure protein gives MNPGILRHKINILTTTEGTNEAGDTILIPSVYKTVWASVSPVSGKDYLEAKKLQAELTYKFILRYTSGVTPDMQIEFKGRIFLIQDILNPLEINETIEIMAIERVIKNG, from the coding sequence ATGAATCCAGGCATACTGCGGCATAAGATTAATATCCTGACCACAACGGAAGGAACCAATGAAGCAGGAGATACCATTCTCATTCCATCGGTATATAAAACTGTGTGGGCCAGCGTCTCTCCGGTCTCAGGTAAAGATTATCTTGAAGCGAAAAAGCTCCAAGCTGAACTGACCTATAAATTTATCCTTCGTTACACTTCAGGGGTAACGCCGGACATGCAAATTGAGTTTAAAGGGCGAATTTTTCTCATTCAGGATATCCTTAATCCTTTAGAAATTAATGAGACTATAGAGATTATGGCCATAGAGAGGGTGATTAAGAATGGCTGA
- a CDS encoding phage tail terminator family protein: protein MVTLLAVKRAMNQVLAPIGLKIYGNEVKEGFSRPCFFVNLVPVKSEILKKDTRENSLMVEMVYFSESKTDLENLQMYDTLQGLLTPILVIGTRNLLVQNFRAEVIDELDHIYSVKFDLNFYDEIVDTTPEPDPMETLTIQLGGQ, encoded by the coding sequence ATGGTTACTTTATTAGCCGTCAAGCGGGCCATGAATCAAGTGCTGGCGCCTATTGGTCTTAAGATTTACGGAAATGAGGTCAAAGAGGGCTTCTCCAGACCTTGTTTTTTTGTGAACCTTGTTCCGGTAAAGAGTGAAATCCTTAAGAAAGACACCCGAGAAAACTCGTTGATGGTGGAGATGGTTTATTTTTCAGAGAGTAAAACCGATTTGGAAAATCTCCAAATGTATGACACCCTTCAAGGACTTCTTACGCCTATTCTAGTCATAGGGACCAGAAACCTACTCGTCCAGAATTTTCGGGCTGAAGTCATTGATGAGCTAGACCATATTTATTCTGTGAAATTCGACCTGAACTTTTATGATGAAATTGTGGATACCACACCAGAACCCGATCCTATGGAGACATTAACGATTCAGTTAGGAGGTCAATAA
- a CDS encoding head-tail connector protein: MNLVQTVPPAVEPLSLQEVKDYLRVDDDTDTSEDQYLGALITAAREYCESFQNRAYITQTWQMSFDYWPSYAINIPRGNLQRITSVSYKNSSGVVTTLTETLQYVVSTRGVLGRISPPYAQPWPPFIPFPLDAVVIEFVCGYGDTEESVPEKVKQAMKLLVNHWYENRTPLTELKQAPAEIAFTVSALLWQDRIVVA, from the coding sequence GTGAACTTAGTCCAAACAGTACCTCCAGCCGTTGAACCTTTGAGTCTTCAGGAAGTGAAGGATTATCTCCGAGTCGATGATGATACCGATACCTCAGAAGATCAATACCTAGGCGCCTTAATCACTGCCGCCCGGGAGTACTGTGAAAGCTTCCAAAACCGCGCCTATATTACGCAGACTTGGCAGATGAGCTTTGATTACTGGCCCAGTTATGCCATCAATATTCCGCGTGGAAATCTGCAGAGAATAACTTCTGTTTCTTATAAAAATTCATCGGGCGTTGTAACAACCCTGACAGAAACTCTCCAATATGTTGTCAGTACACGCGGAGTTTTAGGCCGAATATCACCGCCTTACGCTCAGCCCTGGCCGCCTTTTATCCCATTTCCCTTGGATGCCGTTGTGATTGAGTTTGTCTGCGGATATGGTGATACGGAGGAGAGTGTGCCGGAAAAAGTGAAGCAGGCCATGAAATTGTTGGTCAATCATTGGTACGAGAATAGGACTCCTCTCACAGAGTTAAAGCAAGCTCCGGCAGAGATCGCGTTTACAGTATCTGCTTTATTATGGCAAGACAGAATCGTGGTGGCATAA
- a CDS encoding HK97 gp10 family phage protein, with protein sequence MADDFEITFQGLDPLMTRLKEVRARYPYKEEEMLLTLGATLKASSKDKTPLGKHKKHLRNQYKLSKVQYNRDGSFITMTNTSSHFHLIEKGHQIVGKNGQEHGFAQGLHMVETSMIELEQTLPDTLGAWLDSILGSV encoded by the coding sequence ATGGCTGATGATTTCGAAATAACCTTTCAGGGTCTTGACCCGTTAATGACTCGGCTGAAGGAAGTGAGAGCACGTTATCCCTACAAGGAAGAGGAAATGCTGCTGACATTGGGAGCCACCTTAAAGGCCAGTTCTAAGGATAAAACTCCTTTAGGAAAGCACAAAAAACATCTAAGAAATCAATATAAACTTTCTAAGGTTCAGTACAACCGAGATGGTTCCTTTATTACTATGACCAACACAAGTTCCCATTTTCATCTGATAGAAAAAGGCCACCAGATTGTCGGTAAAAACGGGCAGGAACATGGCTTTGCCCAAGGGCTGCACATGGTTGAAACGTCGATGATCGAACTGGAACAAACCTTACCGGATACACTTGGGGCATGGTTGGACAGTATCTTAGGCAGTGTGTAA